The window GAGTATGTGGTGCTACTGGAATTAAGGCTTGTTCGAATCCAGCACAATATGTTCATTGGGATGGAATTCATTTGACAGATGAAGCTCATCGTCGTATTACCGATATTCTTGTTAAAGACATGttgtccaaattcaattgtgTTGTTTAATTAGGTTGAAGATTATATATCCAAGAAAGGATATAGTTGGATGTTTTTAAATATATAGGATAGAAGTATCGTATCTTCTTCACTATGACGAGGAGAGTATTAAGCTATAAATAAGAGGATGATTTTGTATGACGTTTTATTTGGTTGTAATTTGATGAGAGAAAAAAAACAGAGTGTTTGAAGTTGAAGTTTAAATTAAATAAAACTATCACAGTTTTTTGTTTTCCATCCAATATTCGATACTCGTATTAAGGCTTGATTAAATTTGGATTCATGCCTCCCTAACAAAGGCTTGTTGGGCGACTATATATCCAGAGGATAAATTTGGATTCACGCCTCTAATAAAGGCTTGTTGGGCGATTATATATCTAGAGATTCGAACCCAAGACATCTGACTAAGGATAAAGAAATACTTACCACTCTACCGCAACTCTCGTTTGTAAAAGTATTTGAAGGTTATAATTGTGTTTGGTCGTGAATTTCATTTGGAAAATAATTGATATTTGTTGAATGAAAACCATTTATTGCACGTAAATTCCTATTTAATTTACTTTTTCAAACTTCAAATGTTATATTTTAAGTTGACGTTGAAATAAGCGACCAAAACAAACAACTACTATTAGTAAAAAGAAATTATCAAATATAATGTTCCAAAAATTATCTGATGGAAAATTTTCCGTTTGTTGAGTGGAGCTAGAGGATCTGATAATGTGCTGGCTTTTGTGATGTATGGGGATTCAAACGACGTCTAGAACTCGCCATTTCTTGCTAAATTAATGAAGAAAAATAATTGTTCCAAGTTTAATTGAGCCAAATGAGACTACATTTATGATTTCTCTACGCAAACTCGAATTTCTGCTTCAAAGCTTCATCAATAGCAGTTATCTTTGGTATTTCACAATTTAATCACCAAAAATATAGTCAATCACAAGTTTCAACTTTATTCAATGGTTTTCAGCAACAATAAGCTCAAATTCAGATTTCAGCCTCAAGTATCCACAATTCGAAAAGAAAGTCCTCGTCCTTAACTTTGAGTTCTCAGGAGGTCCTAGCTTAGTTCTTCAATGTCATTCCTTAATGAAATTTCCAAATTAGATTTTGTGAAAATATGACagagaagaaaaagaagataTTAAAATTTCTAATTTTGTGGATTTTGAATATATTAGGTGAGATTTTATTGCTAAAAAAGTAGAATAATAGATTAGGCTAAGTAAATGGGGATTTGAAGGCTTGGTAAATCGGACCCAATTCTCATATATTGTTGACAAAGGTATTTATTTACACAATCTGATTATTTTaaagaatttaagttatatacattatTATTAGTGTAAGAAATTTTATTCCTACTTAATGTAACaagtaacaacatcaacaatatcatacccagtgaaatctcacaatgtgGGTCTGCAGGataaagtgtacgcagatcttatcCTATCTTGAAAGATAGGAAGACTGTTTTCGAATGAATGCAATAGgggatatattttatttttaaaattataaatttacATTTTAAGAAGACTTTTAGTGATGAGACTTGAGAGTATAAAAAAATACTTTATAATGATGAAACATATAATTAAAACCCAATCATAGTCCGATACCTTTATTTTGTCTGAAAAAAGTAGAAAGTAAGTGTTCTTTTACAATCACTAAACCACGTAGATTGTGTAACACGTTCTTAATTATGATTGGTCCCTCAAATAGGTGTAAATAGCATCCAATTTGGGATTCCATAGACATACTACCTCTTTTCTCCCCCCTAGTGATTCTCTTGTCATCTCTGACATattttctcctctgttttttaACTCCATTGAAAGTGACATCCTTTTTAGCACTTCTTTGACTGCCTAAAAAATCTCTCGTGACCCTTGCTCTTCTCTTGGTCTTTTCCAACTCTGTTTCGTAATTGCTCCATTTAAAACTTGTAAGTATGTTTACGTTTCCCCTGTTTAGatatttttctgaaaattttaGCTCTTGAGTAATGCcccccttccttttttttttttttttttttggttatgatGTGGCGAATTTTGGGTTTTTTCTTGTTTGGGTGCATACATGGTTTGTATGCACATTTGCTGTAAGACTATTTTTCTGAAAATTCTTCTTTCTTATTTTGAATTTGGCTGAACTGAGTTTAATGGACATAGAGGAATTATATACCGAGCCAAATTAGTGTGGGATTAAGGTTGGTAAGTGAGAGGGTTTGGAATTGACTACTCAAATCACTTTTTAGGACAATAAAATAAACgaaaaaagggtcaaaattattcGAAATTGAGCTGATATACCCTTTGTTGATAGTTTAACTCACTTATGTGTTATGCCCTTACACCTCGATAGTTGGTCCACATATGCTTTTAATTTAGCTGGAGCCCCCAATTAACCTAATTAGTTGATTATAAGCAAAAAATGGCCGAATATGCCCTTAAAGTATGCGAAATTGAGCATATATGCCTCTCGTTAATGATGCTCAATCGCATCTGATTTTATAAGTGTTGCTCCGCTGTGAAATCGAGTCTTGAGGATTGCTGTTATGACGGAAAATTATTTAGCCAAAAGCAGTGGGAATTTGCATGCCTCCTTCACAACTGTGGAGGGATGCTGGCTTGTTTAAGCTGTCTGATCTTGAACTTGATAAAAAGTTTTGTTAGATTTTCGGTTATGAAAACTTCAATTTTCCTAGCAAAGGATAGTTAGCCTACTGTTTTGTTGTTAAAGGTTCAAACTTTATGTCTGTTCTTGGATTTTTGTCTTTCCATCTTCCTAGTAGACTCGATTGATAAATATCATCTTAATAGGAGTCTATTAAATGCTTGTGGTTGTTTACCTGCAGGGCCTTAGTTTCTTTTGGATTTCTATAATGGATGGCGGGGAGCTCGAACTCTCTAACCAAGAAATGTTGTCAAGTTCTAGTTTTGGTGAAATTCCAGAATGTAGTTCGATGAAGGAGCTTTTCAATGAAATTTTCACGGACATGCATGCTTGTATTCATACGCACACTTGCAATCCACCTGGTCCTGATAACCCACATACACACACTTGTTACCATGTTCACACCAAGGTTGTTCCTCCCCCAGCTCCATGTGAGGATGATAAGTTCCTCAGTGATGATACTACTGCAGAGAACAACAGAGGAAAGAAACGCCCTTTGAGTAGTAATAAGGAAGCAGTTCGCAAGTACCGTTTGAAAAATAAGGCTCGGGTTGCATCATTAGAGGATGAGGTAGTCAGGTTGAGGGCTATAAATCAGCAACTGTTGAAGAGGCTGCAGGGTCAAGCTTTCTTGCAAGCTGAGATTTCCAGGCTCAAGTGCTTGCTCGTGGATATCCGAGGAAGGATTGATGGTGAAATTGGATCATTTCCATACCAGAAGCCAATGGAAAGTGGGAATTTATATCAGAGTCTTGTTAATCCTAACCTCCGCGGAGCTTATGTGATGAACCCTTGCAACCTACAATGTGATGATCAGGTTTATAATTGCCTCCAACCGGGTTCGGAAGAGTTAAAGGATCAAGGCCTCAATAGTTGTGGATTTGGACTTAAGGAGATTCCTGGGTGTGTATTGGGCTATGGTACTCCTACTGCCAGCGCTTCTCGTGGGACTAAGAGAACAGGTGAAATTCACATTCATTTGCATTTCTTCTTTTTGGCATATTATCTAAAAATCGGTCAATATTAACTACTTCCTCCGTCCggttttacttgtccactatactaaaatAGTTGTccattttacttgtccactttagaaAACCAAGATATAATTTAGCACTTTTTTCCTAGTTTACCCTTAGTATTAATAAGTCAAAATTTTCATTTCCTTTTTCCAACACTGTGGAATGATACTAGTCAAACTTGGCTTAATATGAAAATTTTGGCTCCAAAACTAACTTTTTAtggggaatatgtgaatttttggAACCCATTACTTAATTAGTTGgctgcagttttttttttttttttctttgtaagCTTTAATTGATTTCAATCATTAGGTAATTAGCAATAACTAGGGGTAATATGGAAAACTTTCCATTCTATTTTTGGCTCCTTAATAGGCGTGCCAAATCAATATGTGACAAGTAAAACTGGACGGTGGGAGTATTATACCTGAACGCAATGAACCTTCTTCCTCTTGGTTTACATGAAATCTGTTTACCTTTTACTGGGACTACTTACATTCGTATAGGTGAGGATTTCATCTTGTTGAGTCACATCGTGTTGGTCACATAGGTTAGGCTAAGCAAATGGGGATTGATTTTAGAACTGGATTGTGTGTTTTGCCAAAGTCTTTATGAATCGAGATATCACCAGTATGTCGGCTGTACTTATACTCCACAGGTCTGGACAAGGATCATGCAGTGGTTACAGAAACAGCACCATCCTTGCAGTAGTTTGGACCAACACCTCAGGAAGCTCATATGCTGCTCTAGGGGAAGTCTCAGGCTGCACATATTTTTATACTGGTATATGTTGAGTATGTCTATGCTATTTGGCTGGAGAGAAATCAGAGAATCTTTGAGAAGACAGGAAGAAGCCGGGAATCTTTAGCCAGGGAGATAGTTTAAATTTGTAATGTTAGAGCTACTAAGGGGATTATGCTACCTATTCACCAACTCATGTTTTAGTTTAGTCTCTCTGAACTGCGCTATAGCTTTGTAATTGACTATTTGTTGATTAATACAATTTGTTAGTtacccaaaaaaagaaaaattggtGTCCCTTGATCTTAGACTCTAAACTTATCCTCCATTTCTCTCTCAATTTCTGGTTCTCCATCCGCCTCTCTCTTCACCCCTCTCAACTCCACCATTGCAAATAGTCAAACTGTTGCTGATGTGACTGGTTGAGGGGAGGAAACTAAACACTCCATTGGGGAgctttgaaaatttgaaatggaGTTTGTGTTCATTTGATAAATTGATATTGGGGATGTTCAGGGAA is drawn from Lycium barbarum isolate Lr01 chromosome 8, ASM1917538v2, whole genome shotgun sequence and contains these coding sequences:
- the LOC132606642 gene encoding basic leucine zipper 23-like, whose protein sequence is MDGGELELSNQEMLSSSSFGEIPECSSMKELFNEIFTDMHACIHTHTCNPPGPDNPHTHTCYHVHTKVVPPPAPCEDDKFLSDDTTAENNRGKKRPLSSNKEAVRKYRLKNKARVASLEDEVVRLRAINQQLLKRLQGQAFLQAEISRLKCLLVDIRGRIDGEIGSFPYQKPMESGNLYQSLVNPNLRGAYVMNPCNLQCDDQVYNCLQPGSEELKDQGLNSCGFGLKEIPGCVLGYGTPTASASRGTKRTGLDKDHAVVTETAPSLQ